From one Leptospira noumeaensis genomic stretch:
- a CDS encoding PD40 domain-containing protein: MKPMIRFPFLLVLCCSFFFSSCVLFQKNVKMTNVDFDYSAISKNYFSPTQSKPFPLTVQRGNNLYSSTTKDGRYLFYATDQKGNFDIWFRDLQSSVVVPVTNHPFSETKPSISPNGKYLVFVSEEFDSEGDLILLPMDTEEWTRELLKGNRYIDDSFINLTNKPDKKGEYTKGIIDTDPVWSPDGNTIYFISDRFTPGLPNLCEMKLENPNQITAVTSKGATSPYVSSDGNFIYFISYFEDPKGEVYHINLKTSEIQRITKNDYLDFSPTVDSKSKNLYYASIRKDTNKNGKLDERDHSILVMMNLTTGEERILSSGETSNFDVRYSNFNGGSILFSASYFNAINIYFIPENGAIPKQTKIREQYQYAKTFSSGQSLESYFLALDSVELFYSDDPLFPVYSARVAILKYLSLIRVGKREEARLFLETYRHKVGVEKNLFALTLVKWQEAKQTGKKFDFLSEIHAHPSLEWTKDAEAMLYHLYADELEAEKKITPAFESLKFVYDKFPDYHQIDEIKRRLGGYEFKPNSMVLSKLYQEMILGWEKEKTRYLSSPSVPFSNDQKRDLRYLLEDVVQKISENRNSESLTSYVNSLLLDPEVNQIPQYVITLKYLKAKALSDVRKFNESNEVLDSIIPIPIQIDLEPPGKQSVFEIPAYIAAYKSPILLRANLLKYYNQKATGNTSDALRNLKIYLEFYDPILGVDLGAEDIQSAFFYFENKAVEFERIGDLLQSSFHYFFNNQNMFLVKTRNLYLDSLYKEYAIYYQRKMVDTIFLYGKKIREEEERALLNQLNILSKDKLNVVGNLSGLTSLVTDNELLRGVVDIKDFEKIEVLSEKALSWTELYYKQAVPRARPYLDLATLYGYSYYLINKYVTFESYYYATGTMTDVRKAEILENFKRAELELRWIIYADPTHYDAYQLLGWLYQYVDLIKMQKNPKSGEIDSEVYETLYKKYFPDKNLEANIELYNQILVFLGEDYGDRKVVSDLNLNLGNNYFLLSNFPKANESYRKVEDVSLYLSVKNQFEGYKQEAIYRFNYGKSLIYQGQYKKASEQFAKSIDIYFKNEYYQSVNSYASEPNSMTLGQLNAIRSKLALLFSLKGLSELEFGNFEEAIASFQTGIAYNKDVKFISPVNLANYLAIAFQKSGRFRDSYQMLNLAEQEYNSNRPSLLQRFRKWTFWDVVFGHDLRVIGDGRFPGEFPNDFKYLLTLGIRIENHIEQEEYSAALSEIKTRNELIASKDLDNTIIGKNILAKSRQVEAQIYQRSQLQLEAVQHYNELAELLFENPSNKGFEKLFQNYAHSVFSLQESAEFNLDTKENLLNQFLKNLNLWKDRNLSNCLEKKEICENEFRVNNPKFDIVYGTSLYYSSLLLEEQGKDFQQTLAKVVELLENPGLVDPRAVGLSTDPISRQMRVRMGLNLYSVYMKLGDFPMAEKKWKETSELAYEFRLDEEMFWANAQRFKWEKSRSLSQNNSNYLSYGKEAIQTYQNNLSVRLFSPKHRLINFLESYSEAELNSLELKGLVNHWENFRSLELFRDLVSAQFEFEDSKLNLYYQDLVKWVKAYRKLTFSITDKTLKRESVTSILKQQTNEIQNLDGILNKLKEVSPERSAFLEPKRQALEQFSNGWIGLYPTNQSFYFLYISQGKLKKEICEPTTEIHLCLPKLTDQTPTLQILGTRANGNLVKSVIGGYRNSDIFPTLIFDRTHSGLFSERNERRLKWVTVYGDLDKKEKSSNLRHLPTGNLGIYLYDTDYLVTNRSIDKQTSLFGDEKSQILPLREIFQGNGSEISVIGLNESNFNTSKQWNLLGKVYEVLRSKRIQNIVSYPLNANVDNASLKLSQFAKDKDRLLIGNWKEYSISKDGLGKKANELIESGFLKEKSKDFVDAYESYYTASTLLEDDDSYLPSLELKLAKLKTEIFPNVPRRSIFQPLWTKYANSNFQNQVRYEYLVSCLSSKDKEECKYNSSDFIGEEKDSYLGALEFYLQLRSGKVGNLNAKNELRSKTETKEDPFLQAYRLGTLYIQNYMFYEAESETNKLAKLAKTPKEKTVVKNRFLELYFHKGFLLGDKDIYLTPLTSTSAYNYGFKKDWKNFDEKVLSRDFTKFGYADSIYDSYRLRLYAAWKEQIQTGYFEPMSLTPEYLTSGESVITKLSHLNKTLLYHLLLTSIPFQKNQEVNSLIELLVTEELKEGRNYRALFFRLELAKALLLRGESEMADSLVSKIQTMDKNLGGGNRFWQERWDDFKWKQEFLKNQTSNSSHSNPFLKLFQMAKSKKPEEYISLLNEFNKKNRGEYLSPELKEEYEFLFHFLLQQSLEKNSSESFFDLAVAREIFRFTSERFSNTEMYVKHLPNFEVYSERLKKKMVGKQEFHGLFDLGKKTYLLSFASGKSLGREMFADNKSIYRESVRYFRSAESGNQEVILRESLADKYRTSLRLNKSNRHYIYSAGIHSVVPMVLPDTEYYGVSSVSDFLSNPSIKFSSIAPKKPDVSVVGWKSSLENEINAGLLVWETTGKKEGFSPYSVNYAEIGWCQNDCLCIGDRPLLDGSAKVDTLTTLYANQKIGTSAQYTNDFSGVAYYLGRENSGLFVLHSGIQPGVHNLFFLKQFLLASDLPKPLHVRLVEGKEAARNSAIDDRFWIGYKLYTSALIED; encoded by the coding sequence ATGAAACCTATGATACGGTTTCCATTTTTACTGGTTTTATGTTGCTCCTTTTTTTTCTCTAGTTGTGTATTGTTTCAAAAAAATGTTAAGATGACGAATGTCGACTTTGACTATTCGGCCATTTCAAAAAATTATTTTTCTCCTACACAATCAAAACCATTCCCTTTAACGGTGCAACGAGGGAATAATTTATACAGTTCAACTACGAAAGATGGCAGATATTTATTTTATGCTACCGATCAAAAAGGTAATTTCGATATTTGGTTTCGCGATTTACAAAGTTCTGTTGTGGTTCCCGTAACCAATCACCCATTTTCTGAAACAAAACCTTCGATTTCACCTAACGGAAAGTATTTGGTTTTTGTTTCAGAAGAATTCGATTCTGAGGGAGATTTGATTCTTTTGCCGATGGACACAGAGGAGTGGACTCGCGAATTATTGAAAGGGAATCGTTATATTGATGATAGTTTTATCAACCTAACAAACAAACCAGACAAAAAAGGAGAATACACAAAAGGGATCATTGATACGGATCCAGTGTGGTCTCCCGATGGGAATACAATCTATTTTATATCAGATCGATTCACTCCTGGTTTACCCAATCTTTGTGAGATGAAATTGGAGAATCCCAACCAAATCACTGCAGTCACTTCAAAAGGTGCTACTTCACCTTATGTTTCTTCTGATGGAAACTTTATTTATTTTATCTCTTATTTTGAAGATCCTAAAGGTGAAGTTTATCATATTAACTTAAAAACTTCCGAGATCCAAAGGATTACAAAAAACGATTATTTAGATTTTTCTCCTACCGTGGATTCCAAATCAAAAAATTTATATTATGCTTCGATTCGGAAGGATACTAATAAAAACGGGAAATTAGATGAACGAGATCATAGTATCCTTGTGATGATGAACTTAACAACAGGTGAAGAGCGAATTTTATCTTCTGGAGAAACTTCCAACTTCGATGTCCGTTATTCCAATTTTAATGGAGGTTCTATTCTTTTTTCTGCTTCTTATTTTAACGCTATCAATATCTATTTTATCCCTGAAAACGGTGCCATTCCCAAACAAACAAAAATTCGGGAACAATACCAATATGCTAAAACATTTTCCAGTGGGCAAAGTTTAGAATCATATTTTTTAGCTTTAGATTCGGTAGAGTTATTTTATTCGGATGATCCGTTGTTCCCTGTTTATTCAGCAAGAGTGGCTATATTAAAATACCTATCTCTCATTAGAGTGGGAAAACGTGAAGAGGCAAGGTTGTTTTTGGAAACTTACCGTCATAAGGTTGGGGTAGAGAAAAATTTATTTGCATTAACTTTAGTTAAATGGCAAGAAGCAAAGCAAACAGGAAAAAAGTTTGATTTTCTTTCGGAAATACATGCCCATCCTTCTCTCGAGTGGACAAAGGATGCAGAGGCCATGTTGTATCATTTGTATGCAGATGAATTGGAAGCTGAAAAAAAAATAACTCCTGCTTTTGAGTCTTTGAAGTTCGTTTATGATAAATTTCCAGATTATCATCAAATTGATGAAATCAAGCGACGATTAGGTGGGTATGAGTTTAAGCCAAATTCCATGGTATTGTCAAAGTTGTACCAAGAAATGATTTTAGGATGGGAGAAGGAAAAAACTCGTTATTTGTCTAGTCCTTCGGTTCCTTTCTCGAATGATCAAAAAAGAGATCTTCGTTATCTTTTAGAAGATGTAGTCCAAAAAATTTCAGAAAATAGAAATAGTGAATCATTAACCTCTTATGTGAATTCATTGTTACTTGATCCGGAAGTGAACCAAATCCCACAATATGTAATCACTTTAAAGTATTTAAAAGCAAAAGCATTGTCTGATGTTCGTAAGTTTAACGAGTCGAATGAAGTTTTGGATTCGATCATTCCCATCCCAATTCAAATTGATTTGGAACCACCGGGGAAACAATCTGTTTTTGAAATACCAGCTTATATTGCTGCGTATAAGAGTCCTATTTTGTTGCGAGCCAATTTACTCAAATACTATAACCAAAAAGCAACGGGTAATACTTCGGATGCTCTACGTAACTTAAAAATATACTTAGAATTTTATGATCCTATATTAGGTGTGGATTTAGGGGCCGAAGACATCCAAAGTGCCTTTTTTTATTTTGAAAATAAAGCTGTAGAGTTTGAGAGGATAGGTGATTTACTTCAGTCTTCCTTTCATTATTTTTTCAATAATCAGAATATGTTTTTAGTAAAAACTAGAAATTTATATTTGGATTCTTTGTACAAAGAATATGCAATCTATTACCAACGGAAGATGGTTGATACAATCTTTCTTTACGGAAAAAAAATTAGAGAAGAAGAAGAAAGGGCCTTATTAAACCAACTCAATATTTTGAGTAAAGATAAGTTGAATGTCGTTGGGAATTTATCTGGTCTTACTTCTCTCGTCACCGACAATGAACTCCTTCGTGGTGTTGTTGATATAAAAGACTTCGAAAAAATTGAAGTATTATCAGAAAAAGCTCTGAGTTGGACAGAGTTGTATTATAAGCAGGCAGTTCCTCGCGCACGACCATATTTGGATCTTGCCACACTATATGGATATTCATATTATTTAATCAATAAATATGTAACATTCGAATCTTATTATTATGCGACTGGAACGATGACAGATGTTCGTAAGGCTGAAATTTTAGAAAATTTCAAAAGGGCTGAGTTGGAACTTCGATGGATCATTTATGCTGATCCCACACATTACGACGCTTATCAATTACTTGGCTGGTTGTATCAGTATGTTGATTTGATCAAAATGCAAAAGAACCCTAAGTCAGGAGAAATTGACTCAGAGGTTTATGAAACACTTTATAAAAAATATTTTCCGGATAAAAATTTAGAAGCAAACATTGAACTATATAACCAAATCCTTGTGTTTTTGGGAGAGGATTATGGAGATCGGAAAGTTGTATCTGATTTAAATCTTAATTTAGGTAATAACTATTTTTTGCTCAGTAATTTTCCTAAAGCAAATGAAAGTTATCGTAAGGTAGAAGATGTATCTTTGTATCTTTCCGTAAAAAACCAATTCGAAGGTTATAAACAAGAAGCAATCTATCGTTTCAATTATGGAAAATCTCTAATTTATCAAGGTCAGTATAAAAAGGCATCCGAACAATTTGCGAAATCAATTGATATCTATTTTAAAAATGAATACTATCAGTCAGTAAATTCTTATGCATCGGAACCAAATTCAATGACTTTGGGACAGTTGAATGCAATACGATCTAAGTTGGCGTTGTTATTTTCCTTAAAAGGGCTCTCTGAATTGGAATTTGGAAATTTTGAAGAAGCCATTGCTTCCTTCCAAACAGGAATTGCTTACAACAAAGATGTAAAGTTTATTAGTCCCGTTAATTTAGCAAATTATCTGGCCATCGCCTTTCAGAAAAGTGGGCGTTTCCGCGATTCCTATCAGATGTTGAATCTTGCAGAACAGGAATATAATTCCAATCGACCATCCTTGTTACAAAGATTTCGTAAATGGACTTTCTGGGATGTAGTTTTTGGACATGATTTGCGGGTGATTGGTGATGGTAGGTTTCCTGGGGAGTTTCCTAACGATTTCAAATACCTTCTAACGCTTGGTATACGAATTGAGAATCATATTGAACAGGAAGAGTATTCTGCCGCTTTATCTGAGATCAAAACAAGAAACGAACTCATTGCCTCTAAAGATCTAGATAATACGATTATCGGAAAAAATATTTTGGCTAAGTCAAGGCAAGTGGAAGCACAGATTTACCAAAGAAGTCAGTTGCAATTGGAAGCTGTTCAACATTACAATGAATTGGCGGAACTTCTTTTTGAAAATCCTTCAAATAAAGGTTTTGAGAAATTGTTTCAGAACTATGCACATTCTGTTTTCTCCTTACAGGAATCTGCAGAATTTAATTTGGATACAAAAGAGAACTTATTAAATCAATTTTTAAAAAACCTAAATCTATGGAAAGATAGGAACCTATCAAATTGTCTTGAAAAAAAAGAAATTTGTGAAAATGAATTTAGAGTAAATAATCCAAAATTTGACATTGTTTACGGAACCAGTCTCTACTATTCTTCTCTACTTTTGGAAGAACAAGGAAAAGATTTCCAACAAACACTAGCAAAGGTTGTCGAATTGTTAGAAAACCCAGGTCTTGTTGATCCACGCGCTGTTGGGTTGTCAACGGATCCCATATCAAGGCAAATGCGAGTGCGTATGGGTTTGAACTTATATTCCGTTTATATGAAGTTAGGTGACTTCCCAATGGCTGAAAAAAAATGGAAGGAAACCTCCGAACTTGCCTATGAGTTTCGCCTGGATGAAGAAATGTTTTGGGCAAATGCACAAAGATTCAAATGGGAAAAATCTCGGTCATTGTCCCAAAATAATTCAAATTATCTGAGTTATGGAAAGGAAGCGATCCAAACCTACCAGAATAACTTATCAGTACGACTTTTTTCTCCCAAACATCGTTTGATTAATTTTTTAGAATCTTATTCGGAAGCAGAATTAAATTCTCTTGAACTAAAAGGACTTGTAAATCATTGGGAGAACTTTAGAAGTCTTGAATTGTTTCGGGATTTGGTTTCCGCACAATTTGAATTTGAAGATTCTAAGTTGAATCTATATTACCAAGATTTAGTGAAATGGGTGAAAGCTTACCGTAAACTTACTTTTTCCATCACGGATAAAACTTTAAAACGTGAATCGGTCACGAGTATACTGAAACAACAAACAAATGAAATCCAGAATTTAGATGGGATTTTGAATAAACTAAAAGAAGTTTCCCCCGAAAGGTCTGCGTTTTTAGAACCGAAACGACAGGCTCTGGAACAATTTTCAAATGGTTGGATTGGTTTATACCCAACAAACCAATCATTTTATTTTTTATATATCTCTCAAGGGAAACTAAAAAAAGAAATCTGTGAACCAACCACCGAGATCCATTTATGTTTACCAAAATTGACTGATCAAACTCCGACCTTACAAATTCTTGGAACAAGAGCTAATGGAAATTTGGTGAAGTCTGTAATTGGTGGTTACAGGAACTCAGATATATTCCCTACACTTATTTTTGATAGAACTCACAGTGGATTATTTTCTGAACGAAATGAACGCAGACTTAAATGGGTGACTGTATATGGTGATTTAGATAAAAAGGAAAAAAGTTCCAATCTTCGTCACTTACCAACGGGTAACTTGGGTATCTATCTCTATGATACAGACTATTTGGTAACAAATCGTTCGATCGACAAACAAACAAGTTTATTTGGTGATGAGAAGTCTCAGATTTTACCACTCCGTGAAATTTTTCAAGGGAATGGATCCGAAATTTCTGTCATTGGTTTAAATGAATCTAATTTTAATACCAGCAAACAATGGAATCTTTTAGGCAAAGTATATGAAGTTTTGCGTTCTAAGCGAATTCAAAATATAGTTTCCTATCCATTAAATGCGAATGTAGATAACGCTTCGTTAAAACTAAGTCAGTTTGCAAAAGATAAAGATCGTTTGCTGATTGGAAATTGGAAAGAATATTCTATTTCTAAAGATGGGCTTGGTAAAAAAGCTAATGAATTGATTGAGTCTGGTTTTCTTAAAGAAAAGTCCAAAGATTTTGTAGATGCTTACGAGAGTTATTATACAGCGTCTACTCTTTTAGAGGATGATGATTCTTACTTGCCTAGTTTGGAATTAAAGTTGGCAAAATTAAAGACAGAAATTTTTCCAAATGTTCCAAGAAGGTCTATTTTTCAGCCGCTTTGGACAAAATATGCCAATTCGAATTTTCAAAACCAAGTTCGTTATGAATACCTTGTTTCTTGTTTGTCCTCGAAGGATAAGGAAGAATGTAAATACAACTCTTCCGATTTTATCGGAGAGGAGAAAGATTCCTATTTGGGTGCCTTGGAGTTTTACCTCCAACTCCGGAGCGGAAAAGTTGGCAACTTAAACGCTAAAAATGAACTTAGATCTAAAACAGAAACTAAAGAAGATCCTTTTTTGCAAGCCTATCGTTTGGGAACTTTATACATCCAAAATTATATGTTTTACGAAGCAGAATCGGAAACGAATAAACTCGCCAAACTTGCTAAAACACCGAAAGAGAAAACAGTTGTAAAAAATCGATTTTTGGAATTGTATTTTCACAAAGGATTTTTGTTAGGTGATAAAGATATTTATTTAACACCTCTAACATCCACCTCTGCTTATAACTACGGATTTAAAAAAGATTGGAAAAACTTTGATGAAAAAGTTCTGTCTCGGGATTTTACAAAGTTTGGATACGCAGATTCCATTTACGACTCTTACCGGTTACGATTGTATGCGGCATGGAAAGAACAAATCCAAACAGGTTATTTTGAGCCAATGTCGTTAACACCTGAATATTTAACCAGCGGCGAGTCAGTCATTACTAAACTTTCCCATCTGAATAAAACTTTGTTATATCATTTACTTTTGACTTCGATTCCATTCCAAAAAAATCAGGAAGTAAATTCTTTGATTGAACTTTTGGTAACAGAAGAACTAAAAGAAGGCAGAAATTATAGGGCTTTATTTTTCCGTTTGGAGTTAGCTAAGGCTTTGTTGCTTCGTGGCGAATCAGAGATGGCAGACTCTTTGGTTTCTAAAATCCAAACGATGGATAAGAACTTAGGCGGGGGAAATCGATTTTGGCAAGAAAGATGGGACGATTTTAAGTGGAAACAGGAGTTTCTTAAAAACCAAACCTCTAATTCTTCACATTCGAATCCTTTTTTGAAATTGTTTCAAATGGCGAAATCCAAAAAACCAGAAGAATATATTTCTCTATTAAATGAGTTTAACAAAAAAAATCGAGGGGAGTATTTAAGCCCTGAACTAAAAGAGGAATATGAATTTTTATTCCATTTCCTTTTGCAACAAAGTTTGGAAAAAAACAGTTCTGAAAGTTTTTTTGATTTAGCTGTGGCTCGGGAAATCTTTCGTTTTACCTCTGAACGTTTTTCTAATACTGAAATGTATGTTAAACACCTCCCGAACTTCGAAGTTTATTCAGAAAGATTAAAAAAGAAGATGGTCGGTAAACAAGAGTTCCATGGTCTATTTGATCTGGGTAAAAAAACATACCTTTTAAGTTTTGCTTCTGGAAAATCTCTCGGTCGGGAGATGTTTGCAGATAACAAATCGATTTATAGAGAATCCGTTCGTTATTTCCGATCGGCTGAATCGGGTAACCAAGAAGTGATTTTAAGAGAATCACTTGCCGACAAATACAGAACTA
- a CDS encoding DUF1318 domain-containing protein, with product MKRLIFIFLFLGCKSIWNIKVPPITITNAQTAAEKQMVGEDRELEKEGWMIASIQSSSNGKSNQERLGSEDSDPEIRAHRIRLNYLMPELKKYKMHGMVGETPLGFVKLNPLASGLPTYNQYDLPAKRKRVEDVIVFLNESRKIIWEKEVSNQKKKGKKEEELVKYKQSLVDEYYKSVSAGEYFETNTGRWEKFQ from the coding sequence ATGAAACGATTGATTTTCATTTTTCTATTTTTAGGATGTAAGTCTATTTGGAATATAAAAGTTCCGCCAATTACCATTACCAACGCACAAACAGCTGCAGAAAAACAAATGGTCGGAGAAGATCGGGAACTTGAGAAAGAAGGCTGGATGATAGCCTCGATTCAGTCTTCTTCCAATGGGAAATCCAATCAAGAAAGATTGGGTTCAGAAGACTCAGATCCAGAAATTAGAGCCCATAGGATCCGATTGAACTATTTGATGCCTGAGTTAAAAAAGTACAAAATGCACGGAATGGTAGGAGAAACACCTCTCGGGTTTGTTAAACTGAATCCACTTGCATCGGGATTACCCACTTATAATCAATATGATCTTCCTGCAAAACGGAAACGTGTGGAGGATGTAATTGTTTTTTTAAATGAATCGAGAAAAATTATTTGGGAAAAGGAAGTTTCCAACCAGAAGAAAAAAGGTAAAAAAGAAGAGGAGCTTGTAAAATACAAACAATCCTTAGTTGATGAATACTATAAATCCGTTTCTGCTGGAGAGTATTTTGAAACAAATACCGGAAGATGGGAGAAGTTCCAATGA